Within the Medicago truncatula cultivar Jemalong A17 chromosome 4, MtrunA17r5.0-ANR, whole genome shotgun sequence genome, the region GTGAGAGAAAAATAAGCACAATAATGAGATGTTGAATTGTAGTTAAAGACTTTCATAAAAAGTTCGTTTTGGAAAGTTCATGGTGTTAAACacttaaaatgaaataaagaatctTGTAAAAAACTTTTTACAATGAATGAGTTTCGAAACTCAAATGTTTTAAATAGAAGCAAAAATTGTAATGCAGAAACAAGAGTAAATAACAAGGACACACTTTCTTTCTCTGCACGTTTCTTCCCATAAACGCACACAACATACACCTCACTCGCTTTTCGATTGTACTCAAGTGATTAATGAACCATATTAAACaatgaattgataaaaaaaaaacttaaatttaattcttgagTGGAACagtttttgattaaattatatttatctcACAAACGAATTATGTATCAAGAGAGTCTCACTCTTGTGCCCTCGTGAGCTTCGCTCAATTGATataaacaatacataatatatgtaagattcAGGGTTCAAAGcctgaccatcaaacaaaaacaagagtTCCATTCTTGTGGGAATTGGAATGTCAACACAGAAGAAAAACAGCGGCACACAACGGTTTGTAATAGCTTACTATCCAATTGATAACTGTGTACGGTTCCTTCTCTTCATGATAATTTTTCAACTATTCAATCACATTGAATACACAAACGTGTGAGTATCTTCTTATGTTCACATCATAtatcttgcatatatttaatAGGCATATGTAACAACTATAAGAATAGGAATTTCTCTTTAAAAACATTGATGACTAATTACACATGAATGAAAGGTAAGCGGATAACAAACTGCGCCGCTAAACTTTTTTGGATGACAAAATCAATCTTTGTATACACAACATTCATGAACCTAAGAGACATGACATTTTTATGCATGAGCCTTTGAACTAGGGGTGCTCTAAttcaaaccgatccaaaataaaattgaaaactgataaaaaaaaaaatcaaaaaccgcaaaaaattgaatattttttgatgcatttggatgttgttttgtaaaaatcgCTAGTATCGGAGCAGATTTCGGAACACTTTCTCAAAACCAAGCCAAACCAACTGAACTACAAatgtaaatattaatacttatttattcttttattagtattatatattgcattattatGTTGCTTGTTTGTTTCAATCTTATATATTGCACTagtttaatctatattattattacttcatatgtttaaaaaacaattgatcattttcataatgtaattttaatttttaaaaatattttgaatcaaacctattattttatcatgtttattgatattaataaaaatagttatattcttaaaaaaagtatatatatatatatatatatatatatatatatatatatatatatattcattttggAATCGATCCAAATtagtcattttaatttttaaaactattttgcatcaaacctattattttatcGTGTTTATtgatatcaataaaaaaattatattcttcaaaaaaagtaaataaataaatatatattttgcatttcggaaccgatccaaattaaaccgcatATATTTGAATCGGATCGGTTCGGTTTTTTTAGAATAGTCATCCAAAACCgcatgtaatttttattttggattgaaTGACATTTTAGACTTCAAGCTAGAAAAGAGGAATTCAAGCCACTTGGACTTTCAATCGCAAAGGAACAATTCAAGGATAAAACAAAGTTATGTCTGCTTCGTCCAGTTCCTAAGCCACCTTGAGAAATTATTAGTACTGACTTTGTGTTTGGAATACCTTGGACTCGGCACAGAAGTATTCTGAAATGATAGTCGAAGACGAATTTTTAGAAAATGGCTCCCTTCATCCGATGTCAGAAGGTTACAATTGTTTTCTTGAGGATGAGCTAGAAAATCTTGACTCTAGGACGAGTCTCATCCAACCTGAGGAGAATGATAGAGAATGATGAAGAATAATGTGGATGTCTCTAGAATACTAATGAATAATAAGGAAGCTACTATACACACTAAAATTATGCACTAGGGAAATCTTAATGTTTCTAGATCCTTCTAGTCATATGAACTAGAGCATCCATATCTCtagatttttctttgtttctagaTATTTCTAGTTTGTAATGTAGAGCCTTCCTAGAGTTGTATAAACAAGGCTTACCACCAAGTGTTTACTCAATCATTGAAGAATTCAACTAATAATATCTTTCCTTGAGAACATTAGAGagtttctttattttctctttctttccttttatccCTGAGCCACTATATATCagataaaatttcttaaaattcatattattttttttcattattgaaaatgtttgtagaaaaatttatttttacctTCTTTGACTTGTGTCTTTAGGAGAAAAGCAATTAGCATGACTCATaaacaatttattctttttatcctattaaatttgtttatttatccCAGAGGTATCTCCTGGCTTTACCCCTCGCGAATTTCCCACGGGTTCAAGTCCAAGGCAAAATATCCCTAGGAAATAGCAAGATTTTCTAtagtattttttctttaatgttaTTCTTTTATTGTCATATTTGTATGGAAAATACAAGTGTAGATATGTTGTTTTTTGGTATTTAGGGGTTAATTTGGTGGTGAAGGCTTGAGATCTGAGTGTGTGTTTCTCTTTAGGTCTTAGGTTCGAGTTCTCTTATGTGTACAATTCATATGTTGGGTCAAATCATACATGTTTTTACTCTAATGGATTTCAGTTAATGGAGGATATGATTGGTCTTTCATATTAATTAGTCATTAAGccaaacacaaaagaaaaaaaacatatcatcTTATTTTCTAATCTCTTTCTTTCACTCTAAATGTTCTGTTCTTTTATATTAGCTcacaaatttattaattttcaacttttataTTTGAACACTCCTAAATTTTACACCTCTATtaaacactttaattttttctttgtcaAACCATCTTTTTATCTCTCTCTTCTTATCAAATCATTTAacaccttattttttttctctctaccTTCGCCTCCTATCACATCACCAACGTATTCCATATATCTCATTCTCTCTATCTTCTCTTTAATTTTTGAATATATATGAAAGAAATAACTCCAAAGGcttggtctagtggtaaaaagacAGGTCTTGAATCCGAGAGATCCCGGGTTCGAGCCCCGCTAGTGCCTTTggagggaggtaaatgtaaatacctttgtaagtgctctttgaGCCCGAAGGTCTTCCATGCCTTGGAAAGAAATACCCTTGTACTTCAACAAAAATGTCAATATATGACAAGAACAATGATAGGTAGACACCTTAATGTACCCCTTTGCACCACTCTGAAAAATTCAagttaatcaaatatatggttTATGTGACCACATCAAGAACAATGATAGGTAGACACCTTAATGTACCCCTTTGCACCACTCTGAAAAATTCAagttaatcaaatatatggtttatgtgaccacatttttttagTTGGTGACCACTACTACTTTTCCATAATTTATTTAGTTAACTAAGtagaaaaatagtggtcacgcgcATTTTAGTACGTGACCACATTTTTCAGCTTCTAAATAGTGATCACGCAACtgaaaaaaatatggtcacaCAGATCATACATTTGATTAACTGAAAATTTTGAGAGTGATACAAAAGAATGTACACATTGAAGATGTCTACCGATCTTTATTCATATGACAACATGTGGTCACTGAACTGGAGGCTAGTCTTGTCCGTAAATAATCGGTTTGCCATGAAGcatcattctttatttttgtgacaacttaaACTATTTAAACTGGGTTTGGACCCAAAACTTAAAGTCACGTACACCGCTACGCCTATTCTATGAAACAAGGAAACGATATCAAAGTACAAATATTagtcaacattcatttttctgtaaaaaaaaaactatggagCCTGAAAAAAATCCCTTAATCAGTTGTATTGATCATGGGTAAAGATATTTTCTTGTAGTATTTTTTGGTAGATATTAGGTTATTTACTTCTAAAAAAATAGGTATTGATACACAATTTGTTTgccaaatattaataattaccctcacatttttctgtttttttttttcttttgagggttTTGACCTAGTCTTCCCtttcttgtatatatatattcttttctttcttttataaaattttagagtttaACGACATAGTACGGAGAATTTTCGAAATGCCAACTTAGTTGGGATGTTGGTGTTTCCTCTGTCCTTACTCCCtacttagaaaaaaaataatattaataattaccTACTGGATAGGCAAAGATATATACAACCTCTGTTCTTTTTAATTgacacattttgacattttattttatacaaaccATTACAATTAACAATTGAtattacttttgatgcaataagctatacttttattataatgaccttattcatttaatatctcatttcatatatttcactctccacaataaataactaaagataatattggtaaaacaacatttaatgttgtattgaactttgaaaatgacagttaaatatgaaccaaatttttcttcaaaattgacacttaaaaaggaacagagggaGTACGTAGTACTCAAATTTTAGTTAACtaataatttagtttttctCATTGAGCATTAGAATTCAGGAAACCTTTGGGAAACTTATCCAGTCGCCAATTGTTGGAATTTCAACCTATGTGCGTTGACAACAAAATCTAATACAACTAGCCCAAGCCTCCAAAAtaagaatattattatatttaacgCGTTTTATTTGGCTGCTACAATATTTTGCCACTCTTTGTTCAAGTCAAATAACATACATGGGCTAAAAGTCAAAAGCCATgcataatcacttatttgttAATTATCTAACAAATCACTTTCTATCAATTCCATTATAAAGAAATCACTttcaatcaatcataatattGCTAACAACTTcgatttttttaagataaacaCATATacattgatagtttttttttggacttattaagttgttgaattttttttaacaagattaagatgttgaaagttaataaaactaaaaaaacacttatatttaattaataatactaaAGTAGACTATGTactaaaaatcaaaaccaaagaGCAATAGTTGAATTTTGCCACCCGATAGCTACAATATATTCCTATAAATCCAACAATAGCCCTTTCTTTTCTCTATATAAAGACATAAAATTAGCCCATGAAACACAATCCAATTCCATTTCAATATATCAAAAACATTCTTATCTCTTAtacatcatttttattttacacaGCCTAgccattatttttattaaccATGATATCTTTTCGTTTGTTTGTAACACTTTTGGTTCCTTTTTTACTTGCCACTTTTGTTTCTTCTTATTCCATGAATGAAGTTAAACTTTGGTGTAACCAAACACCTAATCCTCAACCTTGTGTGTATTTCTTGAGCAATAACCCTTCTTATAAACACAAACTCATCAAACAAAAAGTTGATTTCTTCAAACTTTCATTGGAACTTGTTCAAGAAAGAGCACTTAAAGGCCATGCAAAAACTCTTTCATTAGGCTCCAAATGTAGTAACTCACGTGAAAAATCAGCTTGGGCTGATTGTGTTGAGCTATATGAACAAACCATCCTTAAGCTcaacaaaaccctaaaccctaaaacaaaGTGTTCTCAAGTTGATGCTCAAACATGGCTAAGCACTGCTCTCACCAACCTTGAGACATGTAAAGCTGGATTCTACGATCTTGGTGTTCAAGATTATATTCTTCCTCTCATGTCCAACAATGTTACTAAATTGCTAAGTAACACTTTGGCTCTTAACAAAGTTCAATATCAAGAACCTAGCTACAAAGATGGGTTCCCAACATGGGTTAGGCCAGGTGATAGAAAGCTATTACAAACTTCATCGCCTCGACCTAACGTAGTAGTAGCAAAAGACGGGTCGGGGAAGTACACAACTGTTAGTGCAGCCGTGAATGCTATACCAAAGAATAACAAAGGTAGGTATGTTATACATGTGAAGGCTGGTGTCTATAATGAACAAGTTGAGATAAAGGCAAAGAATATTATGTTGGTTGGAGATGGTATTGGTAAAACTATAATTACTGGAAGCAAAAGCGTTGGAGGAGGAACCACAACATTCCGTTCTGCCACTGTTGGTAAGTAGTCactgctaaaaaaaattatttattgataCAAGTTTGAGATAATATATGAAATGTTGCTTATTatcaaggttgtcaaaatcCGGATTTAGCTTCTGGTCGAATGAGACTAGCAAAATCAAAAATAGTAACATCGTAATCAAAATCGAAAGATTTTACTCAACTACATTTGTATAATCGATATAGGCTAGTAAAATCGAAAATCGTAATATCGCAATTAAAACTGATtgattttacaaaacaaaaataatgttaaatatatgttttaaatTGTTCATAGTCATAAATGACTCAAAGTTTAAAGTCTACAAAATACTTGTACATAAATGACTCAAAGCTTAGATGTCAAATATTCTTTAGTAGTCATAATAATGTTAAACAACCTAGACAAAACTCGGTCTATTATGTATTTATAGAGTAGGGGCATGGGTATAATCCGGGTCGATTGACGAATcgggtcaaaattgacctatATCAAAAAAATTGCAAGAATCATTCAAAATCCTGCGATTTTGCTTTGATTTCAAGATTTTAATCCATTTGTTTAATGCAATTTTACTAGGATTTTTCCTGTTTTGGAATTCTGCAATGGATTTGAATCATTGTCGCAAAATCCAAAATCCTGAATTTTTGGATTTAAGTCGGAATTTCGACAACAATGCATATTATGTGTctttaattgttatatatgtgTGTATCTAGATTAAAACATTATCCTCTTAGTTTTTAACATTAATAGAATACACTCAATGACTAGAAATCTAACGAATATATATTATGTCTTTTTGCAGCTGTTGTTGGAGATGGATTTATTGCTCAAGATATCACATTTAGGAACACTGCCGGTGGAAAGAACCATCAAGCTGTTGCATTGCGTTCCGGATCAGACTTGTCTGTATTTTATAGATGTAGTTTTGAAGGTTTTCAAGACACATTATATGTGCATTCAGATAGACAATTCTACAAACAATGTAACATTTACGGTACAGTTGATTTCATCTTTGGTAACGCTGCTGCAGTGTTCCAAAATTGTAACATATTTCCAAGAAACCCTCCAAACAAAGTTAACACAATCACTGCACAAGGTAGAACAGATCCTAACCAAAACACTGGCATTTCTATTCACAATTCTAGGGTCACCGCTGCTTCGGATTTGAAACCGGTCCAAAATTCTGTTAAGACTTATCTTGGAAGACCATGGAAGCAATATTCTAGGGCAGTTTTTATGAAGACTTCTCTTGATAGTTTGATTCATCCATCTGGTTGGTTAGAATGGAGTGGTAATTTTGCATTAAGTACTTTATATTATGGAGAGTATATGAACACTGGTCTTGGTTCTTCCACAAGAAACCGTGTCAAATGGCAAGGTTTTCATGTGATAACAAGTGCTTCTGAAGCATCAAAGTTTACCGTATCAAATTTCATTGCTGGAAATGCATGGTTACCTGCAACCAAAGTGCCATTTACATCTACTCTTTAATTGAGTAGACCTAGTTACATTgataatttattgatttaattgttgattgtttgatttgtttcaatattcattttattctttgataattgtttaagtaACATTACAACTTGAAGTTTATTGTGTATAATTTGTTggtatcttaatttttttgtatttgattgttttgtgttgttagattgtaataataatcataaagaTGTTGCTTTGCCTCATTGTAATAATTTtgtgtattttaatttactatATTAACACAAATGCTTGTCTAATTTAATTCCAAATATGCAAGTTATAGTATTTATGGTTGACCTAAAAAACAATACACATGCGTTAAAAGAGGATTGTTTCAAACATTCATGTGTTTCTTGCGGTAATATAGCAGTACTCAATTTGTTTGTTATTGTCAAATGCATTGCAACAGAGGCGAAGCTCGCAAAAAATTTATGCAGGGTCAactataaagatttttttttttttgaaaacaaacatatttttaagaataaaatatatttttagtcacataaattataatttttttaggtttgttccttaataaaaattattcaatttttatctcagttttttaaaattttacaaaaacaaagtgtttttagtcttgaatttaatctctaacaaaaattaaggactaaaattaacaaatcttagaaaattaacataaaaatcgCTATTTAGAAACGTTGGGCAAAATGTGTTTCGAGAAcccaatttcatcaataattgcctatttaataatagattaataatgtcttttcaaatgtaaataaataggtTATTCGTAAGAAACTCATTGTCCATTTAATTTGTCTATGAATATtgtcttgataatttttattgttgaaaaagGCTTCTCTATGGTTGTTATTGAGATCGGGAGTATCAAACCAATACAAATAAATCTATCAGTCTTgtggtattttttttactttattatttatgtaAATTTTTGTGACGGAACTTATTTGGAGTAGCTCAATGTTTATTATTTGAGGTAGCCAGATATAAGTACATACCGACCACTttaagtataatattttttctggGGTAGCCAAGGCTACCCCTCCCATGTGAAGGGCTACGCCTCTGCATTGCAAAGTTATTGGATTCGAAATGGAAACTTTGTAAGGATCGCACTCTAAAATCTTAAGTCTAAACCACTCAAAAATGAAAAGATtgataaaaagaattaaattagaGAACTTTAGAGAAGCGCATTTCAAATGATTGGTTTACACAGCTTGTTAGGATATTGACTTGTTTATCAAAACCACTGGTTTTTTTGTAAGATTTGGgggcattttttttaaaaaaaattctcttatgAAGTGTGgggaataaattaaaaaatgatggGGCATTTCAAATTCTACTAACAAAGATGGATGTGAGACAAATGATGGTATTAGAATACACAATTGAATATTCGGAAGCGTTACATGATctcattttatgatttttatttttatttttttgacgaaAAGGTACTGattcatttcattaaaatttaaaggatCAATACAATCAAGTATGTTAAAATAAAGAAGAGAACTAGCATTATATACGGCCGTCTTTGCAAGTTCATGAGCAACCATATTAGCCTCTCTCCTAGAAAACTCGACATAAGAGTTGTTACAAATATTAGATAAATTTACTCTACACCTAGCTAAGATGGAACCAAGCTCTGTGTCATCTCGAACCTGTGAGTTGAATGAGTCTACTACTCCTTTTGAATCTAAACAGAAGATAACTTTCTTGAACTCCAATTCTCTTACCCATTTCATAGCTGCTAGTAATCATGATGCTTCTCCTCTGTCAACTGACATAATCGGTTGCAGCCAAATAGTTTTAGCTCCTATAAACATACCAAATTCATCTCTTAAACACATTCTAATACCCACTCTATTGTAGTGCTCAGAGAATGAAGCGTCAACATTACACTTTACGAAGTTATTGGATGGTCATTGCCATTTCACCCTATCTGGATGAGTTTGTTGTCGTGACGAGGGCAGCTCCTCAATTTGACGTGCATTCCACCATTCTGTCAACTTGTAACTCCCTGTATGATAAATTTCTGCCATCCCCTCATTTTGATGGTCCCAAATTGATACATTTCTACTCTTCCACAAGCTCCAAATATTCATAGCAAAAATACATTTATCTTTCTTTGAAATTAAGTTCAATAAGTAGAAAATCATACCTTCAATATTACCATGTTGTAGCTGGGCCTGGTCTATGTAATTAATCAGATCCAACTTCACCCAAGTTTCTCTACTTTTGTTACACTGCATCAGAATATGTGTTGCTGTTTCCGGGACAACATTACACCATGGACAAATTGTTCCAATTTGAACACCCTTCTCACTATTATGTGTTGTTGTTTCTCTACTTTTCgttttatgaaatttgaacAACAAAATCATCAGACACAAccaacatattaattttttgactaaaaataaacaatattcattcattcaaattgatctTACTCATGAACAAAATGAAAGATAGAGAAATAGAGAAACTCTCTAGTTTGCTCAAAGAAAGTTGTTATTGTTTGAATGCTTCAATGCTTTAATGCCAAATCATTTGGTGATGAGCCCTATTTACAGTGGCGTATCCAGGACCCTGAACTAAGGGGTGCAAATTTGTTGGTAAAATTTGCactaaaaaaacatgaattattattaatttagaaGGGAAAGGATACGCCAATATATATTAGGCTAAACTacagttttgaccccctaagtttgccaatgttgcgattttggccccctaataaaaaaaatgaatattttgccccctatgttttagcccctttgcaaaagtgaccttttgatcaattttgaccGGGTCAACGCGGAGGTGGCACTTCATTAATAGTGctggcatgccacatgtgtatttaaccaatttttttaaaatcaaaatgccACCTGTGTATTtacttgaattaaaaaaaaaaaaaaaaatagagaaaggaTTGGCACGTGAGAATAATAAGGTAAAAAATACCAATCTTAAAAACCCCCAAATCAAACCTTCAACCATTCCttttcttcaatcttc harbors:
- the LOC25491632 gene encoding pectinesterase 2 gives rise to the protein MISFRLFVTLLVPFLLATFVSSYSMNEVKLWCNQTPNPQPCVYFLSNNPSYKHKLIKQKVDFFKLSLELVQERALKGHAKTLSLGSKCSNSREKSAWADCVELYEQTILKLNKTLNPKTKCSQVDAQTWLSTALTNLETCKAGFYDLGVQDYILPLMSNNVTKLLSNTLALNKVQYQEPSYKDGFPTWVRPGDRKLLQTSSPRPNVVVAKDGSGKYTTVSAAVNAIPKNNKGRYVIHVKAGVYNEQVEIKAKNIMLVGDGIGKTIITGSKSVGGGTTTFRSATVAVVGDGFIAQDITFRNTAGGKNHQAVALRSGSDLSVFYRCSFEGFQDTLYVHSDRQFYKQCNIYGTVDFIFGNAAAVFQNCNIFPRNPPNKVNTITAQGRTDPNQNTGISIHNSRVTAASDLKPVQNSVKTYLGRPWKQYSRAVFMKTSLDSLIHPSGWLEWSGNFALSTLYYGEYMNTGLGSSTRNRVKWQGFHVITSASEASKFTVSNFIAGNAWLPATKVPFTSTL